One genomic region from Phragmites australis chromosome 1, lpPhrAust1.1, whole genome shotgun sequence encodes:
- the LOC133883185 gene encoding LOW QUALITY PROTEIN: uncharacterized protein LOC133883185 (The sequence of the model RefSeq protein was modified relative to this genomic sequence to represent the inferred CDS: substituted 2 bases at 2 genomic stop codons), which yields MERNAAHTSEAVSFSITRNSISSSIDWEMIVKASWSLLSSMPSDAFSRTTAPHAPLGSPDRCSKGASPSVAQLALGSGKAVVPDNEFSLAKVSFGVIGLGLGSHSYGEYGFGSYFNLLPGSQWSSLLLTYGVPLIIIDMALKYAKLKPVPCITYADAFALREKCATPILKQVRSDVTRFRYGHEXHLEKALQXIFQYGLVGGISRRSAPILQKIREEVSSLSICFIL from the exons ATGGAGCGCAACGCTGCCCACACATCAGAGGCAGTTTCCTTCTCCATAACTCGCAACAGCATCTCGTCGTCGATCGACTGGGAGATGATCGTCAAGGCCAGCTGGTCCTTGCTCTCATCGATGCCCTCGGACGCCTTCTCACGAACAACAGCACCCCATGCGCCGTTG GGAAGCCCAGATCGGTGCTCGAAAGGTGCGTCCCCTTCCGTGGCACAGCTAGCCCTTGGCAGCGGCAAGGCCGTCGTCCCGGACAACGAGTTCTCCCTCGCAAAG GTGTCCTTTGGTGTGATCGGGCTCGGTCTTGGATCTCACTCCTATGGTGA GTATGGATTTGGGTCGTATTTCAATCTTCTCCCTGGCTCCCAGTGGTCCTCTCTGCTGCTGACCTACGGGGTTCCCCTCATAATCATCGACATGGCTCTAAAG TATGCTAAACTGAAACCAGTACCCTGCATAACCTACGCTGATGCTTTTGCTCTAAGAGAAAAGTGTGCCACCCCTATTCTCAAGCAG GTCAGGAGTGATGTTACACGTTTTAGATATGGTCATGAGTAGCACCTGGAGAAAGCACTACAATGAATATTTCAATATGGTTTG GTTGGTGGCATTTCAAGACGTAGTGCACCTATATTACAAAAGATACGAGAAGAAGTAAGTTCACTATCTATTTGCTTTATTCTGTGA